The segment ttatttcatttcttttccatTAGTTAGAGCATCCGTAACAGACGTTGTAAAAATTGTCATTTTACCacaccaaaaacctactttattattttacaacatcatTTTACAATGAGTAAACCTTCCATCCGGATGTGGCGTAAATGGACTAATTTACGCTACCAATTAAACACTACCACGTTAGTCCTGTATTGAAAGTGTAATACACACTAGCACACACAATCTCATctcaattaaactcaaaatcCTCCCTATATGATATTCAGACCTAAAGAACAACTCCAACACTTAAACCCAGAGACAACTTCTTCCTCTCCTCTGAGCACCGGAGTCCCGCCACACACCTCGTCTCTGGAGCTGGCACCGCCGCACCTTGAAATTTCCATATTTGAGAGAAACAAAGTAAAAGGTCCATACAATTTTCAAGGCTGTACAACCTGTCTCACCAAATTCAATGGCTCCGTAGGTTCActtgataaaaattttgaaacaaacattCAATTTCTAGTATTTAAGAAGCAATTTGTTTTgcatatatggaaaaaaaaaaaaaatccaagctagctgaaaaaaaaaaatgattttagggttttaacctaccacttaagaatCTAGTCAAAACCcatgaaaataccaaaaaaaatcaaaatccatgCCAAATCAACAAAACTCATACCAATATAAACAGATTGATATCCAAAAAATTATCTCAAACCCATCAAATCACAAAATCCAAAGTTTGGGGAAATAGCAAATCATAAAAGAACACACCTTAGGTCCGGTGTGGCGGCACCAACTCCAGAGAAGAGGTGTGCGGTGGCGCCAGCGGCGGGGCTCCGGTGCCCAGAGGAAAGGAAGAAGTCATCTCTGGGTTTAGGCGTTGGAGGAGTTGTTCTCAGGTCTGAATCATATGGAGAGGATTTTTACTTTAATTGAGATGGAATTGTGTGTGCTAGAGTGGATTGCTCTTTCAATAAAAGACTGACGTGGTAGTGTTTACTTGGTGGCGTAAATTAGCCCATTTATGCCACATCCGGACTGAAGGTTTACTCttttacaatatctcatttatcagatgttctatatttttaccacttcattcaaatattattttttaattctttttaattcttattttattctttcttccCAACGGTAACATTTGTTCCTacaattcatattttcaaaactcatcAATTCTAACGGTaatattttcaaacaatccTCTTAATTCAACtgtgatatttttaaaaattaatattttcttaagcatttaaaaaaaaaaaaaaaaacttagaacctgtcaccttcaaaaaaaaaaaaaaaaaaaaaacctcagaacctgtcaccttaaaaaaaatttaaaattaaaaaaagaagaagaaaagaaacgtTGAACCTGTCATTGGGTGAGAGTAAATGGGCAAAAGAAGCTATCTCCAGTATCAAAGAATTCAAACTGATCAAAACAAGACCTATCCAGAAACCAAGAACTCAAAAAGACACTGAGTCTGAACAAACCACAAGGCTAGATAACAAAACTCAAGCACAAACAGGTTCTGAGCACAACTGGGCTATATAAAACAACAAGTAACGCATGCACCTAGATAACACCAAATACCAAGGCTCATATCAAAAGCCAAAAACATATGCAATCTAAAAGCCAACCTGTCAAATGCAAGAAGTTTTTTCAACTGAACTAAACTACCAATGTAGTCcataaaaaacttaaacaaataattcatatccaataacaTTAACTCACATAGAACCCATTGAATTAAACATAGTTGAGCTTGCCACTTCCTTGATGACAAATGGTACTTAAATTTAACACAACAAAACAATTGGCTAATACTAAACTTAACACAACAAAACAACATAGCCAATGAGTTTTAATGGTAgcttcataaaaataaaatgaaacaaataaaccaaatcaaaagttttaatgGCAACTCCATAAAGAAGAGGagacaaataaacaaaaccaaaagtttTCATGACTCTCCTTGTAATTGCCATAAATGTTCAACGAGATTCATTTGGAGTTGAGAATGAACTTCTCGATCCCTAATGCATTGATGAACTTGAATGAACTTCGTAAATTCATTTGTTGGCTCACGTGACATTGTACATGAAATCTCATCAATATGTTCATAATCTAAGTCCACTGCTTCAGTTTCATCTCGCTCATCTTCAATAATCATGTTATGAAGAATTATGCATGCTTTCATAATGTCTTGTAGTGTTTCATGATAGAAAAACCGTGCAAATCCACGTACAATTGCAAATCGTGCTTGAAGCACTCCAAATGCACGCTCTACAGCCTTCCTATATGCCTCCTGAGCTTTTGCGAATAATTTTCTTTCTGCTCCTAGTGGCCTTGGGATTGTCTTCACAAATGTTGACCATTGTGGATATATGCCATCGGCATGATAGTATCCCATTGTATAATCATGACCATTGACTGAGTAATTAACTGCAGGAGCACGTCCTTGTGCAAGCTCAAAAAATACATGAGACCGCTCCAACACGTTAATATCATTATTTGACCCaggtaacccaaaaaatgagtGCCATATCCAAAGATCATATGAAGCCACTGCTTCCAAAATAATACTTGGCTCATGAATATGACTACAATACATCCCTTTCCATGCAGTTGGACAATTTTTCCATTTCCAATGCATGTAATCAATACTTCCCAACATGCCTGGAAATCCATGGTTTTGGCCGTGGGCTAACAATCTAGCGATGTCTTCATTGTTTGGTGATCTCAAGTATTCCTCTGAAAAAATAGCAACCACTGctgcaacaaattttttcaaactggTTATTGTAGTGGTTTATTCTATTCTCACATATTCATCCATAAAATCAGCTGCTACTCCATAAGCAAGCATCCTAAGTGCAGCGATCATCTTTTGAAGGGGAGATAGACCAAGCTTTTTGGCAGCATTTCTTTGTTGGGTAAAGTAAGGTTCATGAGCTTCTACCTTAGATAGGACTCAGAGAAAAAGATAACGTCTCATTCAAAATCTCCTTTGAAATAAGTTGGGAGGATATACAGGTTCTTCGGCAAAGTAGTCATCATAAAGCCTTCTATGGCTTGCCAAATAATTACAGTCGATATACCAACGATGCTTACGTTGTGATGTCAAACCCATGAGAAGTTTTATAATTATCTCATCTTCATCTGAGTCATCATCAAGCAATTTACGAAAAAAAGAACAACCCATGGAGATAAACTATAAGAAAATATTAGAAAGCAATTATCAATATAGATGCCATTATCATAATATGAAATGAAATCAATAACTTTAAAAGAAGGTTTGATTGCAATATCTTATAAAAGAAGGATAAGCATAAGCATATATCATATAaaatctataatctataatgTGAGTCTAGCCAAATGGCAATATAGGCCTATTTAAATGAAAGTATTAGAATGTGCTACTgtgatcttttcttttttaacttgacTTGATCTGAGTGCGAATTGTTGCAATATAACATGGTTGTGCTGTGCATTATTATATCTTTTAGATCTACTTTCACAACCAAACACATTGGATACTGTACTCTGTACTTGCGGATTGTAATACAATATTTTGTGTTAAGCCTTGAGAGGCTCAAACAAGTGGTTTCCCtagggtttttttaaaaaataactataaaacccaaactatattattagttaggcaacgtttaaaactaatttggtttctaacaatTCGAGTTCAGAGGACTCAATTTTGGGGACACATAGGCCTAGAAATCGAGTCTGCTAGACTCGGTTTTTGTTCATGAAAATCAAGTCTGCTAGACTCGGTTTTtgtacatggaaatcgagtctgcTGGACTCGGTTTTTGTTCATGGAAATTGAGTCTACTGGACTCAGTTTTTGTTCAAACACGAACACCATGCATGAAATAACTTAACCCCTGTTTTATTCTCCACAAAATAGAGCATACCGAATCACAAGGCATCAAAATATTATCTATTGTAATCACCATTAAAACTATTCAAATAGCTAGGAAGTCCCTCTAGTTTGGTGTAGAGTTTCATGTCATGTTCAGATAGCAAACAAAAAGTCTAACATCATCACTGTACTTTGATAGCTTTGTGTACTGTAATATTTTCCAAAGTAATGTTTAGTCTTAGAGCTTTGTAactgattttttctttcttgaaacTTTTGAGGATAAACTTTCTGTAGTTATGATTTTGTTCAAGTTTTGATGAATAGTGAACCTAATGAATAGTTACCatgtcaattttttcttcaaaagagCTAGCGGCTAGTGGTGAGAAAGAGTGGTATTTCTATAGCCCATGGGACAGGAAATATAGGAACAGTGCACGGCCAAATTGAGTGATAGGAGCTAGGTTTTGGAAGGCCACTAGGACTGACCGGCCTATGGCACAAAGAGCTTTTTCTCACTCTTGGGTCTCTCCTCTACCAGAAACTTTGGTATCTGATATGTTCACTCAAGGTACAAACTGTACTCAATTCAGTTCAGAGAACATCTCTTGCACAATTGAAATTGGGTCTGCCATCCAGTTTTGCAATACTAATGACTTACCCCTTGTGCTTCGGTATGCTCTGTTTTGTGGAGAGTAAACAGGGCTTAAGTTATTTCATGCATGGTGTCCGTGTCTGAATAAAAACCGAGTCCAgcagactcgatttccatgtacaAAAACCGAGTCTAGCATACTCGATTTCTAGGCCTACGTGTCCCCAAAATCAAGCCCTCTGGACTCGAattgttagaaaccaaattagtttcaaacgttgcctaactaataatatagtttgggttttatagttattttttttaaaagccccCAACCCTATGATGAAATTGTATATGGTTAAAGCATTTATACTTTGATGAATTCTACAATAGGACAATTCCGTAGGACTTAATCCGTATACTACTCATTTATAAGTGTAGCTAGCTACCTTATCGTGTAGTGTAGTGTCTTATACATGGGCATTCTCAAAGCTCATTCACTATTCTTGACATATATTGTTAATCCTTATATTTTGAAGCAAATTATTTATGTCATATGTTAGTGGTAAATAAGACTCCTTGTTGAGTTGTCTAAAGTTCTCCCGTGATTGTTAAAGTTCTTTAACCAAAATTTTCTAAGAACAAAGGTTATCTAACCATAATTTCTTTCTTGTAGGCTCCATTTGTTTGAGCTGAAAATGGTACAACAGAAGAAAAGTGAACTAAGAAATGGATATATAATGCAAAACTTTGTGATTTCCTCAGCCTAGGACTTATCTAAATAATTGCTTTTGCTGTGCAAGATCTGAAGCAGGGCTGCCTACAGCATATACTAGAGGCTACCTTAACACCATCACCATTTTTGTCGTGAATGAACTTGTTTGACAGTGTTATATGCAATTCTGTAAGTTTTAAAGATCTATTTCTTTTTAGCTCcttgactaggaaaaagaacTAAACAAAGAATGAGATATATAGGTGCCACAGAATTCATCAATGGAATGGTTGGATTAGTAGACAACGCAAGTTGTTTGATGCTTCCAGTAATTTTCAAATAGTTACCGTTACATCTTATTCAAATCTCTCTCTAGCTAGCTCTCACTGTCATAAATGCCCTCATCTATGCTACAAT is part of the Quercus robur chromosome 9, dhQueRobu3.1, whole genome shotgun sequence genome and harbors:
- the LOC126699825 gene encoding uncharacterized protein LOC126699825; translated protein: MGEKSCDQLLMKEKGDLPPYLRCSKVEMSLLMTLFLSRRFAVLSLKVSSIHHFSKGFIDSFYIYCVQDELFGVSESSPLLVEDPPLNDEVATSKKKPTCGVNFSAEEDKLLVAAWLNTSVDPVYGNEQHKTTFYGKVTKYFTDHKADSTRSVASLTTRWGMINRETIKFCGSLAKIEAKNESGTTAHDKLILKDFPKWASTMPREDSRKEMPRTPDSIDQGSGVDGIMDFERPIAVVAIFSEEYLRSPNNEDIARLLAHGQNHGFPGMLGSIDYMHWKWKNCPTAWKGMYCSHIHEPSIILEAVASYDLWIWHSFFGLPGSNNDINVLERSHVFFELAQGRAPAVNYSVNGHDYTMGYYHADGIYPQWSTFVKTIPRPLGAERKLFAKAQEAYRKAVERAFGVLQARFAIVRGFARFFYHETLQDIMKACIILHNMIIEDERDETEAVDLDYEHIDEISCTMSREPTNEFTKFIQVHQCIRDREVHSQLQMNLVEHLWQLQGES